A DNA window from Altererythrobacter sp. B11 contains the following coding sequences:
- the cpaB gene encoding Flp pilus assembly protein CpaB, protein MDRKKLILLLGALIVAIGTAMAARSMFAGSAAPQAEAAPVEPDGPKVLVAKRALPVGTILNADSVGYQLWPKEMVQDAYFIDGEADMSKLLGTVVRHPITAGEPVTQGSLVAPGDRGFLAAALGPGMRAVTVPVSAKTGVGGFIFPGDHVDLMLTQTVSGQGPQLATTETFLRNLRVLATDQSTESTTTEDGKTVVRQIRTVTLEATPKIAEKITVAQTIGTLSLSLRSIADNQSDLERALASGAVDMPANASQEQEEALLRKAVARPQDGSGSFVTGGDVSRFQRRTMPAQGGESAPSALVTNVTSGPAESYTGPVVRVARGNTVEAVAVSK, encoded by the coding sequence ATGGACAGGAAGAAGCTGATACTGCTGCTGGGGGCGCTGATCGTCGCGATCGGCACGGCCATGGCAGCCAGAAGCATGTTCGCGGGCAGCGCCGCTCCGCAGGCGGAAGCCGCGCCGGTCGAGCCGGACGGGCCCAAGGTGCTCGTGGCCAAGCGCGCCCTGCCGGTGGGGACGATCCTCAATGCCGATTCGGTCGGCTACCAGCTGTGGCCGAAGGAAATGGTACAGGACGCCTATTTCATCGACGGCGAAGCCGACATGAGCAAGCTGCTCGGCACTGTGGTGCGCCATCCGATCACTGCGGGTGAGCCGGTGACGCAGGGCTCGCTCGTCGCGCCGGGTGATCGCGGCTTCCTTGCCGCGGCTCTCGGTCCGGGCATGCGCGCCGTCACCGTGCCGGTTTCGGCCAAGACCGGCGTCGGCGGCTTCATCTTCCCGGGCGACCATGTGGACCTGATGCTGACGCAGACCGTCTCCGGCCAGGGACCGCAGCTCGCCACGACGGAAACCTTCCTGCGCAATCTGCGCGTGCTGGCGACCGACCAGTCCACCGAAAGCACCACGACGGAAGATGGCAAGACGGTGGTCCGCCAGATCCGCACGGTCACGCTGGAAGCCACGCCCAAGATCGCCGAGAAGATCACCGTGGCGCAGACCATCGGTACGCTCAGCCTCTCGCTGCGCTCCATCGCCGACAATCAGAGCGACCTGGAACGTGCCCTCGCCTCCGGCGCAGTGGACATGCCGGCCAACGCTTCGCAGGAGCAGGAAGAGGCCCTGCTGCGCAAGGCCGTCGCCCGTCCGCAGGATGGCAGCGGCAGCTTCGTGACCGGCGGCGACGTGTCGCGCTTCCAGCGCCGCACCATGCCTGCACAGGGCGGTGAAAGCGCGCCGTCCGCGCTGGTGACCAACGTCACCAGCGGTCCGGCCGAAAGCTACACCGGCCCCGTGGTCCGCGTCGCCCGCGGCAACACGGTCGAAGCCGTGGCTGTGAGCAAGTAA
- the rnhA gene encoding ribonuclease HI, which yields MKHVEIFTDGACKGNPGPGGWGVLLRMGPHEKEMSGAEPDTTNNRMEMTAVIRGLKALIEPCEVTIHSDSRYVIDGMTKWIDGWQRKGWINASKKPVRNADLWHDLIEAAAPHRISWQWVRGHNGHVENERVDKLASDAASAIA from the coding sequence ATGAAACACGTGGAAATTTTCACCGACGGCGCGTGCAAGGGCAATCCCGGTCCGGGGGGCTGGGGCGTGCTGCTGCGCATGGGGCCGCACGAGAAGGAAATGAGCGGGGCGGAGCCCGATACGACCAACAACCGCATGGAGATGACCGCCGTCATCCGCGGGCTGAAGGCGCTGATCGAACCCTGCGAAGTGACCATTCATTCCGACAGCCGCTATGTGATCGACGGCATGACCAAGTGGATCGACGGCTGGCAGCGCAAGGGCTGGATCAACGCGAGCAAGAAGCCGGTTCGCAATGCCGATCTGTGGCACGATCTGATCGAAGCCGCCGCGCCCCACCGCATCAGCTGGCAATGGGTGCGCGGCCACAACGGCCATGTGGAGAACGAGCGGGTGGACAAGCTCGCCAGCGACGCGGCCAGCGCCATTGCCTGA
- a CDS encoding A24 family peptidase, translated as MLDDPFKYGLLLALAIALVIAAITDFRSRQIANRLTGAVALGAPLFWWASGMALWPDVAIQLGLAAATFAVLCVLFALRAMGGGDVKLLAALALWIQPQLFLQLILIMALLGGVLTILFGAWHIMRRQRERLAIPYGIAISAAALLVLGMHYVPATAASPAAAAVLR; from the coding sequence ATGCTGGACGATCCATTCAAGTACGGACTGCTGCTGGCCTTGGCAATCGCGCTGGTCATCGCCGCAATCACCGATTTCCGCAGCCGCCAGATCGCCAACCGCCTGACGGGCGCGGTGGCGCTGGGCGCGCCGCTGTTCTGGTGGGCCAGCGGCATGGCGCTGTGGCCCGACGTCGCCATCCAGCTTGGCCTCGCAGCCGCCACCTTCGCCGTGCTCTGCGTGCTCTTCGCACTGCGCGCGATGGGCGGCGGCGATGTGAAGCTGCTGGCCGCGCTCGCGCTGTGGATCCAGCCGCAGCTGTTCCTGCAGCTGATCCTGATCATGGCGCTGCTGGGCGGCGTGCTGACGATCCTGTTCGGCGCCTGGCACATCATGCGGCGCCAGCGTGAGCGGCTGGCGATCCCCTATGGCATCGCGATCTCTGCGGCGGCGCTGCTGGTGCTGGGCATGCACTACGTGCCCGCCACGGCCGCATCCCCCGCCGCAGCCGCCGTTTTGCGGTGA
- a CDS encoding CpaD family pilus assembly protein, which yields MHTRTRRTAALVTALSLGLGVSACSVPSGNATLYSVNQPVVERQNFTLDVAAGSDGLSIPEKQRLAGWFETLDLAYGDRVAIDGALGGSGLRDDVSEIAGRHGILLSDEAPVTEGYVDPGKVRVVVTRSRAHVPGCPKWGEAFTNNQRNETTAGYGCAINSNIAAMVANPEDLLKGAEGTGETVVMSSSKAIDTYRKQQPSGAGGLPTISTQSTGGN from the coding sequence ATGCATACGCGCACCAGGCGGACCGCCGCCCTTGTCACCGCGCTCTCGCTGGGGCTGGGCGTTTCGGCCTGCAGCGTGCCCTCCGGCAATGCCACGCTCTACAGCGTGAACCAGCCGGTGGTGGAACGCCAGAACTTCACGCTCGACGTGGCCGCCGGATCCGACGGGCTTTCGATCCCCGAAAAGCAGCGCCTTGCCGGCTGGTTCGAGACGCTCGACCTCGCCTATGGCGACCGCGTGGCGATCGACGGTGCCCTTGGCGGCAGCGGCCTGCGCGACGATGTGTCCGAAATCGCGGGCCGGCATGGCATCCTCCTCAGCGACGAGGCGCCGGTAACCGAAGGCTATGTCGATCCGGGCAAGGTCCGCGTGGTCGTCACCCGCTCACGCGCGCATGTGCCGGGCTGCCCGAAATGGGGCGAGGCCTTCACCAACAATCAGCGGAACGAGACCACCGCCGGCTATGGCTGCGCGATCAACAGCAATATCGCGGCCATGGTCGCCAATCCGGAAGACCTGCTGAAGGGCGCCGAAGGCACGGGCGAGACCGTGGTGATGAGTTCGAGCAAGGCAATCGACACCTATCGCAAGCAGCAGCCCAGCGGTGCCGGCGGCCTGCCCACCATTTCCACCCAATCCACCGGAGGCAATTGA
- the thrB gene encoding homoserine kinase, translating to MAVYTTLSAAELAALIGEYDVGDLVSAKGIAEGVSNSNWLVETTRDRFILTMYENRVETDDLPFFLGLLDHLAAKGSPVPRTIHDRSGAAYRMVGGKAVALIEFLPGVSVDAPDAAEAHAVGAALAGLHRNAADFGSSRANTMALRHWRELFDGCGEAGLRSIDPSLPAMVAEEMAYLEANWPGDLPRSVIHADLFPDNVLLLGGEVSGLIDFYFACTDITAYDLAVTHAAWSFGKGATFQPPVAEALMRGYLEKRPLSPAETAALPLLARGACMRFMATRAYDWLHTPADALVTRKDPMDFAARLSFYRSHEGHAFPGLSR from the coding sequence ATGGCGGTTTACACGACGCTTTCGGCGGCCGAGCTCGCCGCCCTGATCGGCGAGTACGATGTGGGCGATCTCGTTTCGGCCAAGGGCATTGCCGAGGGCGTGTCCAATTCCAACTGGCTGGTGGAAACCACGCGCGATCGCTTCATCCTGACGATGTATGAAAACCGCGTGGAGACGGACGACCTGCCCTTCTTCCTCGGCCTGCTGGATCATCTGGCGGCGAAGGGCAGCCCGGTGCCGCGCACGATCCACGATCGTTCCGGTGCGGCCTATCGCATGGTGGGCGGCAAGGCGGTGGCGCTGATCGAGTTCCTGCCCGGCGTTTCCGTGGATGCGCCCGATGCGGCGGAAGCCCATGCGGTGGGCGCGGCGCTGGCGGGGCTGCACCGCAATGCAGCGGATTTCGGCAGCAGCCGCGCCAACACCATGGCACTGCGGCACTGGCGGGAATTGTTCGACGGCTGCGGCGAGGCCGGCCTGCGATCCATCGACCCCTCCCTGCCTGCCATGGTGGCGGAGGAAATGGCCTACCTGGAAGCGAACTGGCCCGGCGACCTGCCCCGTTCGGTGATCCATGCGGATCTGTTCCCCGACAATGTCCTGCTGCTGGGCGGCGAGGTGAGCGGGCTGATCGACTTCTATTTCGCCTGTACCGACATCACCGCCTACGACCTGGCGGTGACCCATGCCGCCTGGAGCTTCGGCAAGGGTGCCACATTCCAGCCGCCGGTGGCCGAAGCATTGATGCGCGGCTACCTTGAGAAGCGCCCTCTCTCCCCGGCCGAGACGGCGGCCCTGCCGCTGCTGGCGCGCGGCGCCTGCATGCGTTTTATGGCCACGCGCGCCTATGACTGGCTGCATACCCCGGCCGATGCGCTCGTGACGCGCAAGGATCCGATGGATTTTGCGGCGCGATTGTCCTTCTATCGGTCACACGAAGGGCATGCATTCCCCGGCCTTTCGCGCTAA
- a CDS encoding pilus assembly protein CpaE — protein MNAPWKPAPMGNRDPFAAFVCDEAALDALRPVVIEMGWPPEKCNKGGLRNAVQSLSISASPAILLVDLSESGDPLNDINGLAEVCEPGTVVIAIGQVNDVRLYRDLIASGIHDYLLKPLSASQLRDALTQAQAVFTTPRTADGEVVKRHIATAVVGTRGGVGASTIATSLAWLFSEEHKRSTALLDLDVHFGTGALSLDLEPGRGLTDAIENPSRIDGLFIERAMIRANENLAILSAEAPINAPLMTDGSAFLQLEEEFRQAFDMSVIDMPRNMLINFPHLLAEVGVVTLVTEMTLAAARDTIRILAWLKQNAPGAQPLIVANKVQTGATEISKADFEASIERKINYSIPFDAKAAANAAKLGQTFADANRATKPGAVMREIASAILGAGDDDGADLGKAGTGTSLLGKLDLKSLIGKKKAFAKSGEKQTA, from the coding sequence ATGAACGCGCCGTGGAAACCCGCTCCGATGGGTAATCGCGATCCCTTCGCCGCCTTCGTCTGCGATGAAGCCGCGCTGGACGCGCTGCGCCCGGTCGTGATCGAGATGGGCTGGCCGCCGGAGAAGTGCAACAAGGGCGGCCTGCGCAACGCAGTGCAGTCGCTGTCGATCTCCGCCAGCCCGGCCATCCTGCTGGTCGACCTGTCGGAAAGCGGCGATCCGCTGAACGACATCAACGGCCTGGCCGAAGTCTGCGAACCGGGCACGGTGGTGATCGCCATCGGCCAGGTGAACGACGTGCGCCTCTATCGCGATCTCATCGCCAGCGGCATTCACGATTACCTGCTGAAGCCGCTTTCGGCGAGCCAGCTGCGCGACGCGCTGACGCAGGCGCAGGCCGTGTTCACCACGCCGCGCACTGCCGACGGGGAAGTGGTGAAGCGCCACATTGCCACCGCCGTAGTGGGTACGCGCGGCGGCGTCGGCGCCTCCACCATTGCGACTTCGCTCGCCTGGCTGTTCTCCGAAGAGCACAAGCGTTCCACCGCCCTGCTCGATCTCGACGTGCATTTCGGCACCGGCGCGCTGAGCCTCGATCTCGAACCGGGCCGCGGGCTGACCGACGCAATCGAGAACCCCAGCCGCATCGACGGCCTGTTCATCGAACGCGCGATGATCCGCGCCAACGAGAATCTGGCGATCCTTTCGGCCGAGGCGCCGATCAACGCCCCGCTGATGACCGACGGCAGCGCCTTCCTGCAGCTGGAGGAAGAGTTCCGCCAGGCATTCGACATGTCGGTGATCGACATGCCGCGCAACATGCTGATCAACTTCCCCCACCTGCTGGCGGAAGTGGGCGTGGTGACGCTGGTGACGGAAATGACGCTGGCCGCCGCGCGCGACACGATCCGTATCCTTGCCTGGCTGAAGCAGAACGCGCCCGGCGCGCAGCCGCTGATCGTAGCGAACAAGGTGCAGACCGGCGCGACCGAGATCAGCAAGGCCGATTTCGAAGCCTCCATCGAACGCAAGATCAACTACTCGATCCCCTTCGATGCCAAGGCGGCGGCCAATGCCGCCAAGCTGGGCCAGACATTCGCCGATGCGAACCGCGCCACCAAGCCGGGTGCGGTGATGCGCGAAATCGCCTCCGCCATCCTGGGCGCGGGTGACGATGATGGCGCCGA
- the ispH gene encoding 4-hydroxy-3-methylbut-2-enyl diphosphate reductase gives MNAPFQNGATGARLPLTVLVAAPRGFCAGVDRAIEIVERALEKYGAPVYVRHEIVHNRFVVDSLRAKGAVFVEELDEVPGDAPVVFSAHGVPKAVPAEAERRQLIYVDATCPLVSKVHRQAERQVEAGRHILFIGHRGHPEVIGTFGQVPQGQMTLVETVEDAASVEVPEGVPLAFLTQTTLSVDDTAQVVAALKARFSDIVGPKAEDICYATSNRQMAVKTIAPGSDLVLVIGAPNSSNSVRLVEVAERCGTPARLIQRGSDLEESWLEGVGTVGLTAGASAPESLVREVIDRLGEWREVEEQTLVTAEEKMVFKLPRELTA, from the coding sequence ATGAACGCACCCTTTCAAAATGGCGCCACCGGGGCGCGGCTTCCGCTGACCGTGCTCGTGGCCGCGCCGCGCGGTTTCTGCGCCGGTGTGGATCGTGCGATCGAGATCGTTGAGCGGGCGCTCGAGAAATACGGGGCGCCCGTCTATGTGCGGCACGAGATCGTGCACAACCGCTTCGTGGTGGACAGCCTGCGCGCCAAGGGCGCCGTCTTCGTGGAGGAACTGGACGAAGTGCCGGGCGATGCGCCGGTGGTGTTCAGCGCCCATGGCGTGCCCAAGGCCGTGCCCGCCGAGGCCGAGCGGCGCCAGCTGATCTATGTCGATGCCACCTGCCCGCTCGTGAGCAAGGTCCACCGGCAGGCCGAGCGGCAGGTGGAGGCCGGGCGGCACATCCTGTTCATCGGCCACCGCGGCCATCCCGAGGTGATCGGCACCTTCGGCCAGGTGCCGCAGGGGCAGATGACGCTGGTTGAAACGGTCGAGGATGCCGCATCCGTAGAGGTGCCTGAAGGCGTTCCGCTGGCTTTCCTGACCCAGACGACGCTTTCGGTGGACGACACCGCGCAGGTGGTGGCGGCGCTGAAGGCCCGCTTCTCCGACATCGTCGGCCCGAAGGCGGAAGATATCTGCTATGCCACCTCCAACCGGCAAATGGCGGTGAAGACGATCGCCCCGGGCAGCGATCTGGTGCTGGTGATCGGCGCGCCCAATTCGTCCAATTCGGTGCGGCTGGTGGAAGTGGCGGAACGTTGCGGCACCCCCGCCCGGCTGATCCAGCGCGGATCGGACCTGGAGGAATCCTGGCTCGAGGGGGTGGGCACCGTGGGTCTCACCGCCGGTGCATCCGCCCCCGAATCGCTTGTGCGCGAGGTGATCGACCGGCTGGGCGAATGGCGCGAGGTGGAAGAGCAGACGCTGGTGACCGCCGAAGAGAAGATGGTCTTCAAGCTCCCCCGCGAACTGACGGCCTAG
- a CDS encoding alpha/beta hydrolase, with protein MAAAEIGDCGDDQRDCQGQQQSVLEWIVQHLDPRDVRQSVNAVGLPNRNHSQEVQISHVAEGRRAAFDRRAIPHGARESRWSLADGHAIRRLDWPAPDGAARGSILFLPGRGDAYEKYLETCEHWRQQGWSVTAADWRGQAGSGRLGLDATTGHVDDFALWIGDLAHFWGQWCAETPGPHVLAGHSMGGHLVLRAATDGVLAPQPAGLILSAPMLDVLPEGVPLAVRRLLAAILCRVGDPRRPAWKWSEKPGAIPLGRQALLTHDAARYADEAWWREQRPELVMGPGSWGWVRAALSSIAVLEQPGRLEALAIPVAIIATSADRLVGIAAIRRAARRLPDAELTEFGGEAAHEVLREVDAVRLPALAAIDQLLDRVAAA; from the coding sequence CTGGCGGCTGCGGAAATCGGTGATTGCGGCGATGACCAGCGCGATTGCCAAGGCCAGCAGCAGTCCGTACTTGAATGGATCGTCCAGCATCTTGACCCCCGGGATGTCCGGCAGTCTGTTAACGCGGTCGGCTTACCAAACCGTAACCACAGCCAGGAGGTTCAAATTAGCCACGTTGCCGAGGGCAGGAGGGCGGCGTTCGATCGCCGGGCAATTCCCCATGGCGCGCGCGAGAGCCGGTGGAGCCTGGCCGATGGCCATGCGATCCGGCGGCTGGACTGGCCCGCGCCCGATGGCGCGGCGCGCGGCTCCATCCTGTTCCTGCCGGGGCGGGGCGATGCCTATGAGAAATATCTCGAAACCTGTGAGCACTGGCGCCAGCAGGGCTGGTCGGTCACGGCGGCGGACTGGCGCGGGCAGGCGGGATCGGGCCGGCTGGGGCTGGATGCCACCACCGGCCATGTCGATGATTTCGCGCTGTGGATCGGCGACCTCGCGCATTTCTGGGGCCAGTGGTGCGCCGAAACGCCCGGTCCGCATGTGCTCGCCGGCCACTCCATGGGCGGCCACCTGGTGCTGCGCGCGGCGACGGACGGCGTATTGGCGCCGCAGCCTGCGGGGCTGATCCTTTCCGCCCCGATGCTCGACGTGCTGCCCGAAGGGGTGCCGCTGGCGGTGCGGCGCCTGCTTGCCGCAATCCTCTGCCGTGTGGGCGACCCGCGCCGCCCCGCATGGAAATGGAGCGAGAAGCCGGGCGCAATTCCGCTCGGGCGGCAGGCACTGCTGACGCATGACGCCGCGCGCTATGCCGACGAGGCGTGGTGGCGCGAACAACGCCCGGAACTGGTGATGGGGCCGGGCAGCTGGGGCTGGGTGCGCGCCGCGCTGTCCTCCATCGCGGTGCTGGAGCAGCCCGGCCGGCTGGAGGCGCTGGCCATTCCCGTGGCGATTATCGCCACCAGCGCGGATCGGCTGGTTGGCATTGCCGCCATCCGCCGCGCGGCGCGGCGCCTGCCGGATGCGGAACTGACCGAGTTCGGCGGTGAGGCGGCGCATGAAGTGCTGCGCGAAGTGGATGCGGTGCGCCTTCCCGCGCTGGCGGCGATCGACCAGCTGCTCGACCGGGTGGCCGCGGCATGA
- a CDS encoding NAD(P)/FAD-dependent oxidoreductase, which translates to MTEQFDVVVIGAGMAGASLAAELAPHARVLIAEAEAFPGYHTTGRSAAFWEECYGGPDVVPLTLASGPYLREHGFLSPRGALYVAREGEEAEVEAFFARFAGTGVEITALGRAALRQRLPGLRPEWGLAIAEPACADIDVAGLHQHYLAAARRGGVQLRTKARLTAAEREGAGWRLAFADGSELRTMILANAAGAWADAVASLAGAHAPGIQPLRRTVAQLRTDPAPADDLPLVLDLAGSFYFKPESGRLWLSPHDETPSPACDAAPEEIDVALAIDRFEQVVDWKVVAVERKWAGLRSFAPDRRPVYGHDPAQEGFFWFAGQGGFGIQTAPAAARLGAQLLLGRGRDNMTVGLDAGLYSPARFSR; encoded by the coding sequence ATGACGGAGCAGTTCGATGTCGTGGTGATCGGCGCCGGAATGGCGGGGGCAAGCCTGGCCGCCGAACTGGCGCCACATGCGCGGGTGCTGATCGCGGAAGCGGAGGCTTTTCCCGGCTATCACACCACCGGCCGTTCGGCGGCGTTCTGGGAAGAATGCTACGGCGGCCCGGACGTGGTGCCGCTCACCCTGGCCTCCGGACCCTATCTGCGCGAGCATGGCTTTCTTTCTCCACGCGGCGCACTCTACGTCGCGCGCGAGGGCGAGGAAGCGGAGGTGGAGGCTTTCTTCGCCCGCTTCGCCGGCACTGGGGTGGAGATCACGGCACTGGGCCGCGCGGCGCTGCGGCAGCGCCTGCCCGGCCTGCGCCCCGAATGGGGGCTGGCGATCGCCGAGCCGGCCTGCGCCGATATCGACGTGGCCGGGCTGCACCAGCATTATCTGGCAGCGGCGCGGCGCGGCGGGGTCCAGCTGCGCACTAAGGCACGGCTGACTGCGGCAGAGCGCGAGGGGGCGGGCTGGCGGCTCGCCTTCGCCGATGGATCGGAACTGCGCACGATGATCCTTGCCAATGCCGCCGGCGCCTGGGCCGATGCGGTGGCGAGCCTTGCGGGAGCGCACGCGCCGGGAATCCAGCCGCTGCGCCGTACAGTCGCCCAGCTGCGCACCGATCCCGCCCCGGCGGACGATCTGCCGCTGGTGCTGGATCTCGCTGGCAGCTTCTACTTCAAGCCCGAAAGCGGCCGCCTGTGGCTGAGCCCGCATGACGAGACGCCGAGCCCAGCCTGCGATGCAGCGCCGGAGGAGATCGACGTGGCGCTGGCGATCGACCGGTTCGAACAGGTGGTCGACTGGAAGGTGGTTGCGGTGGAGCGGAAATGGGCCGGGCTGCGCAGCTTCGCGCCCGACCGGCGGCCCGTCTATGGCCATGATCCCGCGCAGGAGGGGTTCTTCTGGTTCGCGGGGCAGGGCGGCTTCGGCATCCAGACCGCGCCCGCTGCCGCGCGGCTAGGCGCCCAATTGCTGCTCGGCCGCGGGCGGGATAACATGACCGTGGGGCTGGACGCGGGGCTTTACAGTCCGGCGCGTTTCAGCCGCTGA